A single region of the Mycobacterium avium subsp. avium genome encodes:
- the thyX gene encoding FAD-dependent thymidylate synthase translates to MAEIAPLRVQLIAKTDFLAPPDVPWSTDADGGPALVEFAGRACYQSWSKPNPKTATNAGYIKHIIDVGHFSVLEHASVSFYITGISRSCTHELIRHRHFSYSQLSQRYVPENDSRVVVPPGLDDDPELQQILAAAADASRATYTELLARLEAKFADQPSAVLRRKQARQAARAVLPNATETRIVVTGNYRAWRHFIAMRASEHADVEIRRLAIECLRRLADVAPAVFADFEIATLADGTEVATSPLATEA, encoded by the coding sequence GTGGCCGAGATCGCGCCGCTGCGCGTGCAACTGATCGCCAAGACCGACTTCCTGGCGCCCCCGGACGTGCCGTGGAGCACCGACGCCGACGGCGGCCCCGCGCTGGTCGAGTTCGCCGGGCGGGCCTGCTACCAGAGCTGGTCGAAACCCAACCCCAAAACCGCGACCAACGCCGGCTACATCAAGCACATCATCGACGTCGGCCACTTCTCGGTGCTCGAACACGCGAGCGTGTCGTTCTACATCACCGGCATCTCCCGGTCCTGCACCCACGAGCTGATCCGGCACCGGCACTTCTCCTATTCCCAGCTCTCCCAGCGCTACGTCCCCGAAAACGACTCCCGCGTCGTCGTGCCGCCGGGCCTGGACGACGATCCCGAGCTGCAGCAGATCCTGGCCGCGGCCGCCGACGCCAGCCGGGCCACCTACACCGAGCTGCTGGCCAGGCTGGAGGCCAAGTTCGCCGACCAACCCAGCGCCGTACTGCGGCGCAAACAGGCGCGCCAGGCCGCCCGCGCGGTGCTGCCCAACGCGACCGAAACCCGCATCGTCGTCACCGGCAACTACCGCGCCTGGCGCCACTTCATCGCCATGCGGGCCAGCGAGCACGCCGACGTGGAGATCCGGCGGCTGGCCATCGAGTGCCTGCGCCGGCTGGCGGACGTCGCGCCCGCGGTGTTCGCCGACTTCGAGATCGCCACGCTGGCCGACGGCACCGAGGTCGCCACCAGCCCGCTGGCCACCGAGGCCTGA
- a CDS encoding winged helix-turn-helix domain-containing protein, with protein MSPGGGIVGAVSTRRLSVAQARRIAVAAQGFTEPRPAGAVTRAHLNRLISKIQVLQLDSVSVTVRAHYAPVFSRLGPYDREVLDRAAWGPRSSRLLVEYWAHEAALMAVEDWPLLRWRMRQYRHGRWGTHIVQANPRLADAVVAAVAELGPSTAGQIEAHLAAEPRRRKGAWWNRSDTKWVAEALFAAGVLTTATRVGFARHYDLVERVLPADVLARRVDDDEAIRELTLRAAGALGVGTEADIRDYFRLSAAQVKPAIAELVAAGDLERVEVAGWPAPAYLRAGRAVPRTDRGTALLCPFDPLIFFRPRVERLFEFHYRIEIYTPAAKRRYGYYVWPLLMDGRLAARVDLKADRAEGTLRVLGAFAEPQAPRPRVAAALAGELWSMASWLGLGGLSVADRGDLAPALRAVA; from the coding sequence GTGTCGCCGGGCGGCGGTATCGTCGGCGCCGTGTCGACCCGCAGGCTGTCCGTCGCCCAGGCCCGCCGGATTGCCGTTGCGGCGCAAGGCTTTACCGAGCCCCGGCCCGCGGGTGCCGTCACCCGCGCGCACCTGAACCGGCTGATATCCAAAATCCAAGTGCTGCAATTGGATTCGGTGTCGGTGACGGTGCGTGCCCACTACGCTCCGGTGTTCAGCCGGCTCGGCCCGTATGACCGCGAGGTGCTCGACCGCGCCGCGTGGGGCCCGCGCTCGTCGCGGCTGCTGGTCGAGTACTGGGCGCATGAGGCCGCGCTGATGGCCGTCGAGGATTGGCCGTTGCTGCGCTGGCGGATGCGTCAGTACCGGCACGGCCGGTGGGGAACCCACATCGTGCAGGCCAATCCGCGGCTCGCCGACGCGGTCGTGGCCGCCGTCGCCGAGCTCGGGCCCAGCACGGCCGGGCAGATCGAGGCGCATCTGGCGGCCGAGCCGCGCCGCAGGAAGGGCGCCTGGTGGAACCGCAGCGACACCAAGTGGGTCGCCGAGGCGCTGTTCGCCGCCGGAGTGCTCACCACCGCTACCCGGGTCGGCTTCGCCCGCCACTACGACCTGGTGGAACGGGTGCTGCCGGCCGACGTCCTGGCCCGCCGGGTCGACGACGACGAGGCGATCCGGGAGCTGACGCTGCGGGCCGCCGGTGCGCTGGGGGTGGGCACCGAGGCCGACATTCGCGACTATTTCCGGCTGTCCGCCGCGCAGGTCAAGCCGGCGATCGCCGAGCTGGTGGCCGCCGGCGACCTGGAACGGGTCGAGGTGGCCGGCTGGCCGGCGCCGGCCTACCTGCGGGCCGGCCGCGCGGTGCCGCGCACGGACCGCGGCACCGCGCTGCTGTGCCCATTCGACCCGCTGATCTTCTTCCGGCCCCGCGTCGAGCGGCTCTTCGAATTCCATTACCGCATCGAGATTTACACGCCGGCCGCCAAGCGCCGGTACGGCTACTATGTGTGGCCGCTGCTGATGGACGGGCGGCTGGCGGCCCGCGTCGACCTGAAGGCCGACCGGGCCGAGGGCACGCTGCGCGTCCTCGGCGCCTTCGCCGAGCCGCAGGCGCCGCGGCCCCGGGTCGCCGCGGCGCTGGCCGGTGAGTTGTGGTCCATGGCGTCCTGGCTGGGGCTGGGCGGGCTCAGCGTCGCCGACCGCGGGGATCTGGCCCCGGCGCTGCGTGCGGTCGCCTGA
- a CDS encoding DivIVA domain-containing protein: MITEPVKTFSRKFMGYDTTAVDAHIEMLTAKQQLLIDDVESLRARLQESNEQTAALRKEVAALTDTSPAPHAVQQRMAKMLARAVDEVAEMQAEARAEADALIAAAEAEAQAAERKRDEVLADMAAQQEALEAEYRETKEKLDAELADMRAEAQAAIDEARRAAERECEQLLGDAKQGADHYRDTARRAVEEASAQRIKILEQLMSVYRELEDVPAALQAAYDEQQGSADDGVLAAVDGKVRAG; this comes from the coding sequence GTGATCACCGAACCCGTCAAGACGTTTTCGCGCAAGTTCATGGGCTACGACACCACCGCGGTCGACGCGCACATCGAGATGCTGACCGCCAAGCAGCAGCTGCTGATCGACGACGTGGAGAGCCTGCGGGCAAGGCTGCAGGAGTCCAACGAGCAAACGGCCGCGCTGCGCAAGGAGGTCGCCGCGCTCACCGACACCTCGCCGGCGCCGCACGCGGTGCAGCAGCGGATGGCCAAGATGCTGGCCCGCGCGGTCGACGAGGTGGCCGAGATGCAGGCCGAGGCGCGGGCCGAGGCCGACGCGCTGATCGCCGCGGCGGAAGCCGAGGCGCAGGCCGCCGAGCGCAAGCGCGACGAGGTGCTCGCCGACATGGCCGCGCAGCAGGAGGCGCTGGAGGCCGAATACCGGGAGACCAAGGAGAAGCTGGACGCCGAGCTGGCCGACATGCGCGCCGAGGCGCAGGCGGCCATCGACGAGGCGCGCCGCGCCGCCGAACGGGAGTGCGAGCAGCTGCTCGGCGACGCCAAGCAGGGCGCTGACCACTACCGCGACACGGCCCGGCGTGCGGTGGAGGAGGCCAGCGCGCAGCGGATCAAGATCCTCGAGCAGCTGATGAGCGTGTACCGCGAGCTCGAGGACGTCCCGGCCGCGCTGCAGGCCGCCTACGACGAGCAGCAGGGCTCGGCCGACGACGGCGTGCTGGCGGCGGTGGACGGCAAGGTACGCGCGGGCTGA
- a CDS encoding dihydrofolate reductase, with the protein MTRAEVGLVWAQSTSGVIGRGGDIPWNVPEDLTRFKEVTMGHTVIMGRRTWESLPAKVRPLPGRRNVVVSRRPDFVAEGARVAGSLEAALAYAGSDPAPWVIGGAQIYLLALPHATRCEVTEIEIDLRRDDDDALAPALDDSWVGETGEWLASRSGLRYRFHSYRRDPRSSVRGCSPSRPS; encoded by the coding sequence ATGACCCGTGCCGAGGTGGGCCTGGTGTGGGCCCAGTCGACGTCTGGCGTCATCGGCCGCGGCGGTGACATCCCGTGGAACGTGCCCGAAGACCTGACCCGGTTCAAAGAGGTGACCATGGGGCACACGGTGATCATGGGCCGGCGGACCTGGGAGTCGTTGCCGGCCAAGGTGCGGCCGCTGCCCGGCCGGCGCAACGTGGTGGTGTCGCGCCGGCCCGACTTCGTCGCCGAGGGGGCGCGGGTGGCCGGGTCGCTGGAGGCGGCCCTCGCGTACGCCGGGAGCGACCCCGCGCCGTGGGTGATCGGCGGCGCGCAGATCTATCTGCTGGCGCTGCCCCATGCCACCCGCTGCGAGGTCACCGAGATCGAGATCGACCTGCGCCGCGACGACGACGACGCGCTGGCGCCCGCGCTGGACGACAGCTGGGTAGGCGAGACGGGCGAGTGGCTGGCCAGCCGCTCCGGGCTGCGGTACCGGTTCCACAGCTACCGTCGGGACCCGCGCTCTTCCGTTCGCGGCTGTTCGCCCTCACGCCCGAGCTGA
- a CDS encoding thymidylate synthase, producing the protein MPIPTPYEDLLRLVLDRGTAKSDRTGTGTRSLFGQQLRYDLSAGFPLITTKKVHLKSVVYELLWFLRGDSNVDWLHRHGVTIWDEWASDTGDLGPIYGVQWRSWPTPSGEHIDQISAALDLLRTDPDSRRIIVSAWNVGEIPRMALPPCHAFFQFYVADGRLSCQLYQRSADLFLGVPFNIASYALLTHMMAAQAGLSVGEFVWTGGDCHIYDNHVEQVRLQLSREPRPYPELVLAHRDSIFDYTYDDVVVHNYDPHPAIKAPVAV; encoded by the coding sequence GTGCCCATCCCGACGCCCTACGAGGACCTTCTGCGTCTGGTGCTCGATCGGGGAACGGCCAAATCCGACCGCACCGGCACCGGGACGCGCAGCCTGTTCGGCCAGCAGCTGCGCTATGACCTGTCGGCCGGCTTCCCGCTGATCACCACCAAGAAGGTGCATCTGAAATCGGTGGTCTATGAGTTGCTGTGGTTCTTGCGCGGCGACTCCAACGTCGACTGGCTGCACCGGCACGGCGTCACCATTTGGGACGAATGGGCAAGCGACACAGGCGATCTCGGACCGATCTACGGCGTGCAGTGGCGGTCCTGGCCGACGCCGTCGGGTGAGCACATCGACCAGATCAGCGCCGCGCTGGATCTGTTGCGCACCGACCCCGACTCGCGGCGCATCATCGTCTCGGCGTGGAACGTCGGCGAGATCCCGCGGATGGCGCTGCCGCCGTGTCACGCGTTCTTCCAGTTCTACGTGGCCGACGGGCGGCTGAGCTGCCAGCTCTACCAGCGCAGCGCCGACCTGTTTCTGGGCGTGCCGTTCAACATCGCCAGCTACGCGCTGCTCACCCACATGATGGCCGCCCAGGCCGGACTGTCGGTCGGCGAATTCGTGTGGACCGGCGGCGACTGCCACATCTACGACAACCACGTCGAGCAGGTCCGGCTGCAACTGAGCCGTGAGCCCAGGCCCTACCCGGAACTCGTTCTGGCGCATAGGGATTCGATCTTCGACTACACCTACGACGACGTCGTGGTGCACAACTACGATCCGCACCCGGCCATCAAGGCCCCCGTCGCGGTATGA
- a CDS encoding dienelactone hydrolase family protein — translation MPKITDSISTADGTCPVRLFLPDGSGPWPGVVMYPDAGGVRDTFDQMAAELAGFGYAVLLPDVYYRSGEWAPFDMATVFADQQERNRLFAMIGSVTPDRMATDAAAFFDYLAARPEVSGDRFGVCGYCMGGRTSLIVAGRLPDRVAAAASFHGGGLVTDSDDSPHLLADRMSATVYVGGAQDDASFTTDHAEQLDKALTAAGVRHTIEWYSAAHGFAVPDNAPYDPAAAERHWDAMRDVFAAALPR, via the coding sequence ATGCCGAAGATCACCGACAGCATCAGCACCGCCGACGGCACCTGCCCGGTGCGCCTCTTTCTTCCCGACGGGTCCGGGCCGTGGCCCGGCGTGGTCATGTATCCCGACGCCGGCGGGGTGCGCGACACATTCGACCAGATGGCCGCCGAGCTGGCCGGATTCGGCTACGCGGTGCTGCTGCCCGACGTCTACTACCGCAGCGGCGAATGGGCCCCGTTCGACATGGCGACCGTCTTCGCCGACCAGCAGGAGCGCAACCGCCTGTTCGCCATGATCGGCAGCGTCACCCCGGACCGGATGGCCACCGACGCCGCGGCGTTCTTCGACTACCTGGCCGCCCGCCCGGAGGTGTCCGGCGACCGGTTCGGGGTGTGCGGCTACTGCATGGGCGGGCGGACATCGCTCATCGTGGCAGGCCGGCTGCCCGACCGGGTGGCCGCGGCGGCGTCGTTCCACGGCGGCGGCCTGGTGACCGACAGTGACGACAGCCCGCACCTGCTGGCCGACCGGATGAGCGCCACGGTGTATGTCGGCGGCGCCCAGGACGACGCGTCGTTCACCACCGATCACGCCGAGCAGCTGGACAAGGCGCTGACCGCGGCCGGTGTCCGGCACACCATCGAATGGTATTCGGCCGCACACGGTTTCGCGGTCCCCGACAATGCGCCCTATGACCCGGCCGCGGCCGAACGGCACTGGGACGCGATGCGCGACGTGTTCGCCGCGGCGTTACCCCGCTAG
- a CDS encoding glycosyltransferase produces the protein MRVLLSAYDSRGGVQPLAALAVQLRALGVDARVSAPPDAEFAELLARAGVPLVAFGDSLRAMKTAATTPSEEQLRRQLDGLIAAQFDAAAAARECDALVVAGFPPAAAAARSAAEKQGAHYVYVSYQPTILPSPHYPPPGYADAAIDNRLLWQLDGRYMQALFGETLNARRAAIGLPPLDDLRGYALTERPWLATDPTLDPWRPPGDLDVVQTGAWLLADDRRLPAELDAFLDAGAPPVYVGFGSMPMRACRDVARVAIEAVRAQRRRVVVSRGWAGLGPIDDGEDCLVVGEVNHQALFGRVAAVVHHGGVGTLTAAALAGAPQVVVPQGADQPYWAARVAELGIGAAHDGPAPTVESLSAVLGTALTERTRARAGAVAATIRTDGAARAARLLVARLAG, from the coding sequence ATGCGTGTGCTGCTGTCGGCGTACGACTCGCGCGGCGGGGTGCAGCCGCTGGCCGCGCTCGCGGTGCAGCTGCGGGCGCTCGGCGTCGACGCGCGGGTGAGCGCCCCGCCGGACGCGGAATTCGCCGAGCTGCTGGCCCGCGCCGGGGTGCCGCTGGTGGCGTTCGGCGACTCGCTGCGGGCGATGAAAACCGCGGCGACGACGCCGTCGGAGGAGCAGCTGCGCCGCCAGCTGGACGGGCTCATCGCCGCCCAGTTCGACGCGGCGGCCGCCGCCCGGGAATGCGACGCCCTGGTGGTGGCCGGCTTCCCGCCGGCCGCGGCCGCCGCCCGCTCGGCCGCCGAAAAGCAGGGCGCCCACTACGTTTACGTCAGCTATCAGCCCACCATCCTGCCGTCGCCGCACTACCCGCCGCCCGGGTACGCCGACGCGGCGATCGACAACCGGCTGCTGTGGCAGCTCGACGGCCGGTACATGCAGGCGCTGTTCGGCGAGACGCTCAACGCGCGCCGGGCGGCGATCGGCCTGCCGCCGCTGGACGACCTCCGCGGCTACGCGCTCACCGAGCGCCCGTGGCTGGCCACCGACCCGACCCTGGATCCGTGGCGGCCGCCCGGCGACCTCGACGTGGTGCAGACCGGCGCCTGGCTGCTGGCCGACGATCGCCGGTTGCCCGCGGAGCTGGACGCCTTCCTGGATGCCGGCGCCCCGCCGGTGTACGTGGGCTTCGGCAGCATGCCGATGCGGGCCTGTCGGGACGTCGCCCGGGTGGCCATCGAGGCGGTGCGCGCGCAGCGGCGCCGCGTCGTCGTCTCCCGCGGCTGGGCCGGGCTGGGGCCGATCGACGACGGCGAGGACTGTCTGGTCGTGGGTGAGGTCAACCACCAGGCGCTGTTCGGGCGGGTCGCGGCCGTCGTGCACCACGGCGGGGTGGGCACCCTGACGGCGGCCGCGCTGGCCGGCGCGCCCCAGGTGGTGGTGCCTCAGGGCGCCGACCAGCCGTACTGGGCGGCCCGGGTGGCCGAGCTGGGCATCGGCGCCGCCCACGACGGTCCGGCCCCCACCGTCGAATCGCTGTCCGCCGTGCTCGGGACCGCCCTGACCGAGCGGACCCGTGCCCGCGCCGGGGCGGTGGCCGCGACGATCCGCACCGACGGCGCGGCGCGGGCCGCGCGGCTGCTGGTGGCGCGGCTAGCGGGGTAA
- a CDS encoding SDR family oxidoreductase, translating to MTSQDLTGRTAIITGASRGIGLAIAQQLAAAGANVVLTARKQEAADEAAAQVGPQALGVGAHAVDEDAARQCVQLTLERFGSVDILVNNAGTNPAYGPLIEQDHARFAKIFDVNLWAPLLWTSLAVKSWMGEHGGSIVNTASIGGLHQSPAMGMYNATKAALIHVTKQLALELSPRVRVNAIAPGVVRTRLAEALWKDHEDPLSSSIALGRIGEPIDVAAAVAFLVSEAASWITGETLVIDGGTVLGAAQGFRPAPTPS from the coding sequence ATGACCTCACAGGATCTGACCGGACGCACCGCCATCATCACCGGCGCGTCGCGCGGTATCGGGCTGGCCATCGCCCAGCAGCTGGCCGCGGCGGGCGCCAACGTGGTGCTCACCGCCCGCAAGCAGGAGGCCGCCGACGAGGCCGCCGCCCAGGTGGGGCCGCAGGCCCTCGGGGTCGGTGCCCACGCGGTCGACGAGGACGCGGCCCGCCAGTGCGTGCAGCTCACGCTGGAGCGCTTCGGCAGCGTCGACATCCTGGTCAACAACGCCGGGACGAATCCGGCGTACGGGCCGCTGATCGAGCAGGACCACGCCCGGTTTGCCAAGATCTTCGACGTCAACCTGTGGGCGCCGCTGCTGTGGACCTCGCTGGCGGTCAAGTCGTGGATGGGCGAACACGGCGGATCGATCGTCAACACGGCCTCCATCGGCGGCCTGCACCAGTCGCCGGCAATGGGCATGTACAACGCCACCAAGGCGGCGCTGATCCACGTCACCAAGCAACTGGCGCTGGAACTTTCGCCGCGCGTCCGGGTCAACGCGATCGCCCCCGGGGTGGTGCGCACCCGGCTCGCCGAGGCGCTGTGGAAGGACCACGAGGACCCGCTGTCGTCCTCGATCGCGCTGGGCCGCATCGGCGAGCCGATCGACGTGGCCGCCGCCGTCGCCTTCCTGGTGTCCGAAGCCGCCAGCTGGATCACCGGCGAGACACTGGTCATCGACGGCGGCACCGTGCTCGGCGCCGCGCAGGGATTCCGGCCGGCGCCGACGCCGTCCTGA
- a CDS encoding acetyl-CoA carboxylase family protein, with amino-acid sequence MTASLLVANRGEIALRIIRTATELGMRTVAVYAADDAHSPHVHAADEAMPLPGSGPPAYLNQAALLAVAENTGATLIHPGYGFLSENAEFAEACAAARRTFVGPDARVLELLGNKTAARRAAIAAEVPTLAATDGPSGVEDIEAFFAAHPGGIMIKALAGGGGRGMRKVHNAAQIAGAYQRCAAEARLGFGDPALFAEALLGDARHIEVQVVAAPAGHQTHALAVGDRDCSMQRRYQKLIEIAPAQGLSEELRRALHQAAVRLCARVGLRGLATVEFLVSGERFVFLEVNPRIQVEHTVTEQTTGLDLVAVQLAIAGGESYYRLGLPAGIASDGTEVIGEPAAQRGIAIQLRVNAETFGADFSVLPSAGTLTAFCPPSGRGVRVDTYGRPGLVVSPQYDSLLAKVIVAVHGSSWRAAMRKADTALSEFGVEGVATNIGFLRRLLAEQRLETGWVNTDFVDDKLPELAAAALTHQPGPQPGAVELYPGEDALRAQLAGTVVEVAPEGADYPAGAQLVVLEAMKMQHVLAAPDALRTVRVLVTPGQVVGTGDPLLVFTRTTGGDDGESVTAATDLDLTRADLDEVIERHARTLDEGRPDAVAKRHRQGRRTARENIDDLVDPGSFVEYGALAIAAQRSRRSEEDLIANTPADGLVAGLATIGADRFGRAAAQAVVASYDYTVLAGTQGMRNHAKTDRVFDLAARKRLPVVLFAEGGGGRPGDTDVGGAAGLDVPTFRMLAGLRGRVPLVSVVSGRCFAGNAALAGVCDVIIATPDANIGMGGPAMIEGGGLGVYPPEAIGPIAVQRRNGVVGLVARDEAHAVSLAKQYLSYFQGRLDRWQAPDPRVARHVVPQNRLRAYDVHRAIEAIVDVGSVLELRPDYGVGIVTALVRVEGVPYGLIANSTHHLGGAIDAEAADKAGDFLALCESFGLPVISLCDTPGFMVGPDAETQAAVRRFGRMFVLGARLTVPLGMIILRKGYGLGAMAMAGGSFRAPQFTVAWPTGEIDGMGLEGAVRLGYRKELAAVTDPAERQNLFDRLVAAAYQHGKALRAATTFELDDVIDPAASRAWITRLSGG; translated from the coding sequence ATGACCGCGAGCCTGCTGGTCGCCAACCGCGGCGAGATCGCACTTCGAATCATCCGCACCGCAACCGAACTGGGCATGCGAACCGTCGCCGTGTACGCCGCGGACGACGCGCACAGCCCGCATGTGCACGCCGCCGACGAGGCGATGCCGCTGCCCGGCAGCGGCCCGCCCGCCTACCTGAACCAGGCTGCCCTGCTGGCCGTGGCCGAGAACACCGGCGCAACGCTGATTCATCCGGGCTACGGATTCCTGTCCGAGAACGCCGAATTCGCCGAGGCCTGCGCCGCCGCCCGCCGCACCTTCGTGGGCCCCGACGCGCGCGTGCTCGAGCTGCTGGGCAACAAGACGGCGGCCCGCCGCGCCGCGATCGCCGCCGAGGTGCCGACGCTGGCCGCCACCGACGGCCCGAGCGGCGTCGAGGACATCGAGGCGTTCTTCGCCGCGCACCCCGGCGGCATCATGATCAAGGCGCTGGCCGGCGGCGGCGGGCGGGGAATGCGCAAGGTGCACAACGCCGCTCAAATCGCCGGCGCCTACCAACGCTGCGCCGCGGAGGCGCGGCTGGGGTTCGGCGACCCGGCGCTGTTCGCCGAGGCGCTGCTCGGCGACGCCCGCCACATCGAGGTGCAGGTGGTCGCCGCGCCGGCCGGGCACCAAACGCACGCCCTGGCGGTGGGCGACCGCGACTGCAGCATGCAGCGGCGCTACCAGAAGCTGATCGAAATCGCGCCCGCCCAAGGGCTTTCGGAGGAGCTGCGCCGCGCGCTGCACCAGGCGGCCGTGCGGTTGTGTGCCCGCGTCGGGCTGCGCGGGCTGGCCACCGTGGAGTTCCTGGTCAGCGGCGAGCGTTTTGTCTTCCTGGAGGTCAACCCGCGAATCCAGGTGGAGCACACCGTCACCGAACAGACCACCGGGCTCGACCTGGTCGCCGTGCAGCTTGCGATCGCCGGCGGCGAGTCCTACTACCGGCTGGGCCTGCCGGCCGGAATCGCCTCCGACGGCACCGAAGTCATCGGCGAGCCGGCCGCCCAGCGGGGCATCGCGATCCAGCTGCGGGTCAACGCGGAGACGTTCGGCGCCGACTTCTCCGTGCTGCCGTCCGCCGGCACGCTCACCGCGTTCTGCCCGCCCAGCGGACGGGGAGTGCGGGTCGACACCTACGGCCGGCCCGGACTGGTGGTGAGCCCGCAGTACGACTCGCTGCTGGCCAAGGTGATCGTCGCGGTGCACGGATCCTCGTGGCGGGCGGCGATGCGCAAGGCCGACACCGCCCTGTCCGAATTCGGCGTCGAGGGCGTGGCCACCAACATCGGGTTCCTGCGCCGGCTGCTGGCCGAACAGCGACTCGAAACCGGCTGGGTGAACACCGATTTCGTGGACGATAAGCTTCCCGAGTTGGCCGCCGCCGCGCTGACCCATCAGCCCGGCCCGCAGCCGGGCGCCGTCGAGCTGTATCCCGGCGAGGACGCGCTGCGGGCGCAGCTGGCCGGCACCGTGGTCGAGGTGGCGCCCGAGGGCGCGGATTACCCCGCGGGCGCCCAGCTGGTCGTCCTGGAAGCGATGAAGATGCAGCACGTCCTCGCCGCGCCGGACGCGCTGCGCACCGTCCGGGTGCTGGTGACCCCCGGCCAGGTCGTCGGGACCGGCGATCCGCTGCTGGTTTTCACCCGCACCACGGGCGGTGACGACGGTGAATCCGTCACGGCGGCAACCGATCTCGACCTAACCCGCGCCGACCTGGACGAGGTGATCGAGCGCCACGCCCGGACCCTGGACGAGGGGCGCCCGGACGCCGTCGCCAAACGGCACCGGCAGGGCCGGCGCACCGCCCGGGAGAACATCGACGACCTCGTCGACCCCGGCAGCTTCGTCGAATACGGCGCCCTGGCCATCGCCGCGCAGCGCAGCCGGCGCTCCGAGGAGGACCTGATCGCCAACACCCCGGCCGACGGTCTGGTCGCCGGCCTGGCCACCATCGGCGCCGACCGGTTCGGGCGGGCCGCGGCGCAGGCCGTCGTGGCCTCCTACGACTACACCGTGCTGGCGGGCACCCAGGGCATGCGCAACCACGCCAAGACCGACCGCGTCTTCGACCTGGCCGCCCGGAAACGGCTGCCGGTGGTGCTTTTCGCCGAGGGCGGCGGCGGACGGCCCGGCGACACCGACGTCGGCGGCGCCGCGGGGCTGGACGTGCCGACCTTCCGGATGCTGGCCGGGCTGCGCGGGCGGGTGCCGCTGGTGTCGGTCGTCTCGGGCCGGTGCTTCGCCGGCAACGCCGCGCTGGCCGGGGTGTGCGACGTCATCATCGCGACCCCGGACGCCAACATCGGGATGGGCGGGCCGGCGATGATCGAAGGTGGCGGGCTGGGCGTCTACCCGCCCGAGGCGATCGGGCCGATCGCCGTGCAGCGCCGCAACGGGGTGGTCGGCCTGGTCGCCCGCGACGAAGCGCACGCGGTGTCGCTGGCCAAGCAATACCTCTCCTACTTTCAGGGCCGCCTGGACCGGTGGCAGGCGCCCGACCCGCGGGTGGCCCGACATGTGGTGCCGCAGAACCGATTACGCGCCTACGATGTGCACCGCGCCATCGAGGCGATCGTCGATGTCGGGTCGGTGCTGGAGCTGCGCCCCGACTACGGGGTGGGCATCGTCACCGCGCTGGTGCGCGTCGAGGGCGTGCCCTACGGGCTGATCGCCAACAGCACCCATCACCTCGGCGGCGCCATCGACGCCGAAGCCGCCGACAAGGCCGGCGACTTCCTGGCGTTGTGCGAATCCTTTGGGCTGCCGGTGATCTCGCTGTGCGACACCCCCGGCTTCATGGTGGGGCCCGATGCCGAGACCCAGGCCGCGGTGCGCCGGTTCGGCCGGATGTTCGTGCTGGGCGCGCGGCTGACGGTGCCGCTCGGAATGATCATCCTGCGCAAGGGATACGGGCTCGGCGCGATGGCCATGGCCGGCGGGTCGTTCCGCGCACCGCAATTCACCGTCGCCTGGCCGACCGGCGAGATCGACGGCATGGGCCTGGAGGGCGCGGTGCGGCTCGGCTACCGCAAGGAGCTGGCCGCCGTCACCGATCCGGCCGAACGGCAAAACCTCTTCGACCGCCTGGTGGCGGCCGCCTACCAGCACGGCAAGGCGCTGCGGGCGGCGACCACCTTCGAGCTGGACGACGTCATAGACCCAGCAGCCTCCCGGGCCTGGATCACCAGGCTCTCGGGAGGCTGA